In the Halorubrum ruber genome, ACGACCGCGCCCGGCGCGACTCCGGCCTCGTTCGGCAGCGGCCGGCAGTCGGCGGGGAGGTGCGTCGTCTCCGCCGCGAGGTCGCTCCCGCTGTACCCGCGCTCGGCGAGCCACGCGGCCGCCTCCTCGTTCTCGACGAGGTCGCGGCCGAACGCGGCCGCGACTCCCTCCATCGTCACGTCGTCGTGCGTCGGCCCGAGACCGCCGGTGACGATCACCGCGTCGTACTCGGCGTGGTACTCGTTGACGACTCGCGCGATCTCGCTCACCTCGTCCGGCACGACGGTCACCCGCCTGACCGCGACGCCCCGCGCGTCGAGGCGGTCGCAGAGCCAGGTGGCGTTCGTGTTCTCGGTGTCACCGACGAGGAGCTCGTCCCCGACGGTGACGACGGCGGCGTTCATACCGAACGCAAGCGCCGCGCGGTAGAAAAGGACCGCGGCGGGGGCGGCGTTCGGGGATCGACGCGCCCGCGGCCGTCAGAGCAAGCCGTCGTCGTCATCGTCGTCGTAGACGCCCAAACCGAGGTCGC is a window encoding:
- a CDS encoding competence/damage-inducible protein A; amino-acid sequence: MNAAVVTVGDELLVGDTENTNATWLCDRLDARGVAVRRVTVVPDEVSEIARVVNEYHAEYDAVIVTGGLGPTHDDVTMEGVAAAFGRDLVENEEAAAWLAERGYSGSDLAAETTHLPADCRPLPNEAGVAPGAVVESVYVLPGVPTEMKTMFELIAEEFAGTLTHVVTVDVDEPESELLDRIASLRERFDVRVGSYPGEIVTVKITAESEAEAERAAAWIREHADAVEEESV